ACCTTTAACAACCAGACTGTGATTCGGGTGTATCTGACAGGGGCCGGCAGGCCGATGACTGATATTCCGATGGCCAATTATTAGTGATGTGGCCAGGTAAAGAGGAGCCTGTCAGCAGCTTTACAAGCACACATTCATGCTGGCTGCATACTGACAAGGCAGTCCAGACCATCATCTGGAGGTTTTGGCATTATTGTTATCCCCCTCACTGCTCCGCTTGCTATCAGTTTTAGgacatattttaacataaaaccTTACCTCAGGACAGCCACTGAGCAACAACGGCCTACTGTATTCATTACGTCTGTGACTTAATGTAAAAACCAAGCACCATTTGCAGTAATGCGTAAAGTCATTAACTTTGGGAGTTGTTGGGACAAAGAGGGTGAGTGTGAGATGCCCTCTAGCTGCCAGGCTACATGAGGGGGCtacataaaaagcaaaaaaaccctctcctgctttctgtctttcttctcctctgtgtccctctctcttttctgtggAAAAGCCGACATGTCAACACAAGCTCAATGATGGAGCAACATTGCCATCTAGTGGTCTTATGCGATAACAGCTCCTATTTCAATGCTGGAAGCAAGGACTGGTGATGAAGTCATGCTGTATTATCCATGCATTATTTAAGCTTAAATTATACTTTAgcttaacatacagtatatatttactAGACTGGCCTGTATCTTAGAAAACGCAACTTGCATCTATCAGTAGGTATGCTTTTTTGCAATTCACAGGAATTTTATAATATGTGTGTACTgctatggatttttttttttttgaataaatagTAGAACATACCCGATTCCTCACAGGTTGCATAAATAGCAGAGCATATATCCTTTCTCCCCTTATCAGGACTGTGCAAAACCATCAAATTTTGTAGTTTGAGTATTGAATACAGAATGCAAGACAGTGTAATGatgtgtactgtacagtatgtttgacaCTAGGTCACCTAAAGTATGTGTGGCAGTGTGTTAAATATTGTTCTTATCTAATGATGATGGTTACTATTTCACAAGCTGCTTTTTTCAGCTCAGGAATCCTTAGTTTAATGTCGCAGTTATTTTTCCAGAACAGTGTCAACTTTTGCAATATAATTGCCCTCTTCCGTCTTGCTCTTCTCTTTTGTTATTCTCTTCGTGATATTTTAGCGCACAAACCATTTGACACCTCTaatgatacaaaaaaacaacaaagggaAAATGTGAATTTCATGGATCAGCTGAGCTTATTCTGTCTCcctacaacaaaaacacactcacatacttGTGCTCTCTGTCACTAAATTTTCACACGCACAGATGCTCACACACGGCAGTTCAAATATAAACCCCATGATACATAGCCTTGTCTGACCTCGTCCTCCTTAATGCCCTGTGGTGTTTgatgagaaagagaagaagcaAGAGGGTGAAGAGGGGGGCAAGAGAGTGGCATCAGTACTCAGTCACGCTACAGTTCCATAGACAAGGCAGCCAGCTTGATTCACTCTTTTGGTCTAATGCTATAAACACGCAGCACTCTCCCCAGCTATGCCCCTAGCCTGCTGACAGATAGCGCATGAGCGGCTTTAACAAAtactcagacagacagaaggccTGTCTCCAGGCTAGAGAGACAGGGTCAGAGAAGAACAGACCAAGGCAAGACAGACAGGGCTGGCCATCATGTAAACTATTGTACTCCGCTGTCCCATATAGTGCCCAATGGTGCAAAGGCAACCAGATGGGATATGCGTATGCCCTACAGATCAACTGTGAGTCATTAGGGCTGTGTGATGCTGCTCATGACAGGATGCAGTCATCAGGATGATGATGTGACTGGGTTGCTGTTTGGTGCCTCTGCTGTTGCTGCCACTGGGATTAAACCTAGTGGCACTGCTCCTGTCATTTCTGCTTTGGAACATAACCCTCAGTTAGAGGAGAAGACAGGCAGACACGGTGGTAACTGTACGTCAACATTCCAGAGCCTCAGGGAGTGATGCCCGTCTAGATGAAGAGGGCTGTGGCAATTCTGGCATGAGGGATCAGGGCGGAGGAGAGACAAGATTGTTTGGACAAATGGGGATGGCACTACATGGTGGATGTAAGCTGTTGCGTTAGGCTTTCACTCTTGCTCTGTCACCCTCTCTGAGTCAGATCAGCAGAACGGATGCCCCTCTGTCCTGCAGCCTCCCTGCTGGCTTTGTCACGGAAGGAGATTCATGACAGCGTTCTTATTATGCTCATGGCCCTATCATCTCTGTGTTAGTAATACTAGCATCATCTCATTTGTACTGTTtgcattacacactgtcatgaGGTGAATGGTGACTCAAGCTACACTGTCTAATGGGATCTCCAGACAGACACAATTATTTGTGCAGTAATTATACTGACATTAAATGAAACCTTCCTGTCACATTTGGTGtccaatctttttttttcagctcagtCACTGTAAATTAATGGCTGAATAAATCTGACTTTATAATAGATCAAATGAATCCTGTTATGTTTTTATGACCTGCCACAGTAAGTTGTCAGGGGAGCGTATGATCTCAGCTTGATCACAGCAGCTCTACTGACATCTGCTGGTGACCAGCCTGTAATCTGCCAAAGGATCTTAAAGCTTTCAAGTTAGATCCTTATCACAGTCATCCAGTCAtgttttcaactgttttttttcacttgccTTTAACTAGCTCTGTCTTTAATCTGCTGTACCCTTACCCTCTTACGCTGTTTCCATCTCCTTTTATCTCATATACAAACAGACATGCACTAAGCAAATTCTTGCTGTTTTTCATACGTGCTCTAAACCTCActctctctatatctctctctcttgcataTTTAACCAAAAGAGGTACTGAAGTGTGAGGAACTTGTATTAAAGCTGGCTTGATTTTGTTTGATAGTCTAAATATGCTTCACTTCTGAAATATTACCTTTTTCTCGGTTGAGAGCCTGAGCACTGCAGCACACAGTGGTGTCTCCTACTACCTTACTGCCACTAAAACCACTATCTGTCTCATCAGAAGTGGTGGCTGGTTGGCAAGTGGAGCGATGAAAAGTATTAGGGGGTACTAGCGAGGTGTGACTGAGTCAGGGAGTGAAGCTTTACAGGAGAAAGCCTCTCTTTTTCCCCAGGTACAGGAGCAGATCCAGCAGCAGTTAGGTGGTGTTCCTTCCCAGAAGCATTCCCTGTCAGAACAACAGAATTGGGTCAATTCAAGAAGGAGTGGGTTTGCTGTCACCTTCATCAGCTCTCACAGAGTGGCCAGGGAGTAGCAAAAGACATATGGGAGGGAAAGAGGCACCATTGAGAATGAGCCGTGTGATATAGAAGACTTGACATTACATTGACGGGAGACTGGAGAAAAGCAACTGTTCCACTCTGGGTGTTGTTTTGAAGACAGGATAGAGAGCAGGGCAAATAAGAATGATCAGAACATGTATAAAACCAAAGGTGTTTCTCAAATTCTACCAATAAAACTACTATATCATTTTACCCGAGGCAAGTTAGTTGGTTGTTTGTTTCCCTTCAGGGCAAACCAGAAAATTTAATTTCTCTGTTGTACCATGGTAACTTTTAGCATTTTAGAGAGGTGTCCAGTGAGTGATACGGGGCATACCGGCAGGTAGACAGGGAGGGCAGTGTTTGGGGCGGGGGGTTGGCGTGGCTGGTGGTCTGTTGGGCTGGCTGacatctctgtctcctcctctctcccggCAGTTCATGGCATCAAGTGGACTTGCAGCAATGGGAACAGCAGCTCTGGCTTCTCAGTGGAGCAGCTAGTGCAACAGATTCTGGACAGCCACCAAACTAAGCCACCTCCCCGGACTCACAACTGCCTCTGCACGGGCACCCTGGGTAAGGGCTTAGTGTGTGGGATGGAGTTTGTTCTCAAGAGAGAACTGGAAAATTCAGCCAGAGAGGCAAAAAGGTCATAAAGTTACAGTTTGTCATATGGTAGATCAGAGAGGGTGATTGAGGTATTTTATTGGTACTGTAggtgatttacagtaaaatcgAGTGTCATGGTTATTGgctcattattttttgtttactgATAACTGTCAGGGCCATATCTGAAATAGCCCAGCTGTTCTCAAATGTTATGCTAATCAATCGAAAATTTTCAGCTGTGTAATTTCACTAGGCTGTAGCCAGGAGATGAAGATAAAGCAGTGGTTTACTAatttataaaacaaattattctGGATAACCCCcatctgcatttttatttctaatgACTTAAAGTAACAAGCCATGCAAAACGTCCCATACGCTTCACTCGCTGTATACTAAAAAGAAAGACTAGTTTTATCACCCACTGAGAAAACTGTTGTTTCCAAACTAATTCTTCCAAAAACAAATTGATCGTCCGTCTTTGTCTCTGCTCCTTGAAAATTACTAAGTATATGCCCAATTATTAAGTACATAGAAATCAATGTAATTtacttgtcttttctttttcccccttctttccctctcttacCCATCCAAATCCCCTACcctttttgctctgtttgtCCTCATACAGGTGCAGGGAGCAGTGTGCACCACAAATGCAACAGCGCCAAACACCGCATCATCTCCCCTAAGGTGGACCCCCGCTCAGGGGGCTACAGCAGTGCTCACTCTGAGGTGCAAAACAACGATGTGTCAGAGGGGAAGACCGAGCACAGTGCCCATGGTGGAGGCAAAGGCTctgggggaggaggtggagggggcaGCGCCAGGGAGAAACGCAATGGCAAAGTCCACAAGCCTGTCTTGCTGCACCAAAACAGTACAGAGGTGTCATCCACTAACCAGGTTGAGGTCCCTGACACCACGCAGAACTCCCCTGTCTCCATCAGCAGCGGCCTCAACAGTGATCCAGACATGGCTGACAGCCCCGTGGTGACAGGGATGAGCCATGTGGCCTCTGTCATGTCTGGCCTGTCCCagagtgtgtttatgtctgaGGTCACGGGAGACCCTGTGTACAGCATGTCTCCCACTGGGGGCCCCAACACTCACCTGATGGGTGCAGATGCCACCTCACAAGGCTTGGTGCTGTCTGTGACCTCTGATCGTCACAAATTTGCCTTCCCCAGTGGAGGAGTAGGGGAACCTGGGACTACTGCCGCAGGAGACCTGTCCATGTTGTCTGCAGCCGGGGTGTCTGAGGAACTGGTGCTCTCCAGCAGTCTGGACTCTGGAACCATCAAGATCCCAGAGACCAATATGAACTTTGACCCTGACTGCTTCCTGAACAACCCCAAACAAGGCCAGACCTATGGTGGCAGTGCAATGAAGACAGAGGGCAACTCTTCCTCAACCTCATCTTCCTCCAGTGGCAGTAATAGCACCAACGGCAATCTGCAGCGCTCCCCCTCCATGTCCGACAACGGCTACAGCTTCAGCGCAGCTTTGGTAAAGAATATCAAGACAGAAGACACATCCTTTGAGCAGCAGCTGGCCAAGGAAAGTGGCTACCAGGTGGGGGCAGTAGTAAACTGTGGCAGCGGGGTGTCTGTTTCATCTGGTGCTGGCTCAGGCCAGGGCAGCCTCACTCTGACCCCTGCAGGCTCCCTGCTTCCTTCTGGTGGGGGTCTGAGTCCCAGCACCACCCTGGAGCAGATGGATTTCAGTGCCATTGATGCCAAGCAGGACTACACGTCCAGCGCTACCACAGTGAGCTATGGTCAAGCCATGTCCAGTCCTCACATGCAACATCAGAATCGTTCGCCCAGTTTCTTCCTTCAGGATGCCTCTCAGTCCAACCAGGCTCAGCAGGGGAGGCCCAGCATGGGCCAGAAAACACATATGATGGAGCACAACTCCCATGACTCTGGAGCTTATATGGGGCTGCAGGTGGTGAAGACGGACTCCCCTGGCAGCAATGGCCAtctccatcaccaccaccaggcCCACCAAACCCAGCATAGGGCCAACTGTAATGGAGGTTCACCCACTGAGGGGCCCGGCCAGACTGGCTCTCTGCAACTGCTGCAGTACCAGGGGAGCTTTCCTGGGCTGGGCGCTGAGCATGAGGAGGTGGTGGGTCTAGAGCAACCAGGCAGTGTGAGTTCAGCTCAGGCTGGAGCCACTGAGAATGGAGCAGAGAATCTACTCAAGCCAGGGGATCACATTCAGGCCTGTGGGGCAGGAAACGGAGAGGGTGGGGGGGCAGAGCACTATCTGCAGCAGGCCTCAGAtggcggaggaggagggacCGGAGGTGCAGGGGAAGGAGTAGCGCTTCATAAtggaaacaacaacagtgaTGGCAGCAGCCGCAcccaacagcaacagcagctgcagcctctcctccaAGGCACAAGCATGGTCCAGGGACTCTACAACGCTGTTGGAACCCACCAAGGCCTGGGTGGAGCAGCCAGTAATGGAGGAACAGGGGGGACAGGCATGGAGATCAGTCTAGATCACTTTGATATCTCTTTTGGAAACCAGTTTTCTGACCTCATCAATGACTTCATCTCAGTGGATGGCAGTGGAACCACTATGTCAGCTGGAGGGGCCCTATAtgctcaccagctagtcacATCCCACAGCTCTGATAGTCAGAACACAGCTGGTGGGGCCCCCCAGCAAGGCCAGGAAGATGGAGGCGCCAGGAGCTCTGGCTACAACCCTTCAGAGCTCTGCCTTCAACCTTGCTGCAGCCCCCAGTCTCTGAGTGGAGGGGCTGCAGCAGGGGGAAACACAGGAGAGGCAGGCTCCTTGTCCTACATGAATGTAGCAGAGGTGGTTTCTGCGGCTGTAGCCCAGGGGGCTCTGGGGATGCTCCAGGCCACAGGCCGACTCTTCATGGTTACTGACTACTCTCCTGAGTGGTCTTACCCTGAGGTGAGTGATGTGATgagactcttcctccttcaAAGAAAATTCAATCTTTCACAACTAATGTCCATTTTTGGTAGatagtttttggtttttgctaacatttttattggttataatgacattttatgaactAGCTCAACTGTCAATTACATTACAACCTAGAGCATTCCCAATAGGTTTTTAAAAGGTTAAGTTTATCCCACTTATCTAAACCcattcattttcaataaaatataaGCTGAATGGTAAAAAACTTTAGTAGAATTACAAacaaaggtaaataaataactaatcTGTTGTAAAGATCCATGAGATTTTTAGgatttttcaacagttttaatGGACAGTTCAGGGATGTTCACCATTTTGACTTCCAAAAAAGTGGTTTTGATAATGTGCAGATCTAGATCTGTGACAGCCAGACTGTGCAGCAAGACAATTTGTTTTAGGTGTCTTGGTTATTTcccatattaatattaatgtttcatatattcttggaatatgaaatataaaaaacatttttgtatgcATGTGGACACTAAATACTGATGgaaatcattttaaactgatctgcatgttttatcattttttcagcaaaaagcaaaaatgtataaactgAAAACTATGAAGTATGGTGATCTGTCAGGAAGTTCAACACCATATATTTGGAAGTCCCATACAGAAAAAAGCCAGATTGCAGAGAACAATGGAGAAAAACTGACCCTGCTGCATACATGGGTTAATCAATCTTTTAAATACCATTTTATTATGAAACACCCCCTGTAGGTTTGAAAGTCAGCTGTTAATAGTTTGTACTTTGCTTACAAACAACTGTGGTCAGATTGAAATCGTGTCATTTGTACTAGGGCTTAATTTCCTCTAGGGATAGGGGGATATGTCCCCctcacttttcaaaaatgtattttgtgccCTACCCcacatttacagtttcagtttgatttactCACTGTGTCCTTTTACTGTCCAGCTGCCATAATCCAAATGAGAGATACTCTGACTCGAGATTAAAATGTTGTCAAACTCATCTTGGTTGCCCTCAATTATAGTATTACTGTGTGCTATCAGCAATAACCTTTATAAGCGCCTTGCAGACTTTTTCTGCTTGGATTTAGCTTTTCCACATACAAGCGTCCCTACTCTCTGACTGTGGAGCTTTTGGACCTGTGCAGCCTAAGAGCTGCAGACACTACTCAGGGTTGAAAAAACATGCTACAACCTGTTCTTCATATTGTTTGGGTTAGAAAAATTATTTAATCCATAGTTTTATTTGCAGTTAATATTCTcctaaaaataattaaatattagCCAGATAAGGCAGTAGAGTATGGTGTTCATTTTAGTAACATTATCTATCATATAGTGTAAGATCTCAGTCAATGAAACTAAATGAGATTTAGGGTTAGTGCATTGATAATACAGCAATTTACATAGCATTTTTGTTAGACTACCATTATTATGGaaagggtttagggttagggttgcaACTACATAAATGTACGTAAATTCAGCAGATAGTATTcacatagtttcatttttttccctttaccATACCTATGCCCTTGCATTTGTATCCCAATAGCAAGTTTTCACACAGTCAAAAAAGTACCAACATGTTGAGTGAAACTTCTCGAATTGATTTGCAAAAAGAAGCGACAGGGAATggcaaatatattttgaaaatatttattgcAGCAGCAATAATGTCTTGAAATTACCAGAGAGATAACGACATGGCATAGGGGAATGCTGTCATGGCTTTGGATAAATCAATCTGGATAGTAGCATGTAGTATGAGCTACAGCAagtgttttaaatatataaattagcataaaaaaatatgctctgaaactattttgatcaaatattttactaaaaaaatgtagatttccTAATAATGTTCTAACTATGTAATGCGCAGTCTTGTCAGTATTACAATGATATTGTCAGGAGTAATATCCTCCTTCTACCTCTGGATGGTAGCACAATGTTTTTATGTCAGTGTTGGTTGGGTGTTTTAGAAAAAAGGgtgaaatgtaattatattGGCTCTCCACATGATGGCAGCAGAGGTGTGTGTAGGgaatttgttttctctttcttggtGTTGTTCTTAGCTCTGCACTCTAGAtggcagaataacaacaaataaTAGAATCAGATATACTTGAACCTGACCTGGCAGGTGTGTTGTgagtttattttaatcattcctcctgtttttcAGGGCGGAGTTAAGGTGCTGATCACTGGGCCCTGGCAAGAGGCCAGCTCAAACTATAGCTGCTTGTTTGACCAGATCTCAGTCCCTGCCTCTCTAATCCAACCAGGGGTGTTGCGCTGCTACTGTCCAGGTAAGTCAAGAGAGAACTCACACACAATAAAGATGAGAGGGGACAGTGACGGGGAGGTTTCAGTATAATATGACCCATCAGAGAAATGCTGCTGGCATAATCAGCTTTACtacaaacatgtcaaacatttgtcttttttagcaATCTTTGCTTCTTAGGCAATTTACATTGGCAAAGATTGTTGGGGCGTGAAGGGATAAGAATCAACAACATGCTTTATATTTTGCACTGTGGtgtcaggtttttgttttgttttgtgtttagcTTTCATTTATTAGTGTGCAGGctgtaaatatgatttttgtgtatatttattaATGGTTTATACACATGCATTTTGAAAGATTTGCTTTTACTTTCTTAAAATACTGACAATACAAGTCCGGTTGGTGAGCACAAACAATGTAGTAAAtaatctttcctttttttatcaGAAGCTTCTGTCTatcaaatggtcaaaaatctgtttttgtttatatacatTTGCAATAAAGCAGATTATGTCTGGCTCCATGTGAGTCACCGTaataatttgtatatttataataaGGTCATACAGTATTTCAAGCCCAAAATTATATGTTCCTTTTACACTTATAGTAGTGAATGACCTTATAATAGTGGcattgtatatactgtatagtcacTGAATTCTCATTATCCTCTCCCTCCCCAGCTCATGACACAGGTCTGGTGACGCTACAGGTGGCTGTCAGTAACCAAATCATCTCCAACTCTGTGGTGTTTGAGTACAAGGCCCGCGCTCTTCCTTCACTGCCATCATCACAGCACGACTGGCTCTCGCTGGATGGTATGTCTCTCCTCAGTTTTACTTTGACTTTGGTCGTGTCTTCTATGACGTGATTCTTCCTATCTGTCCtctcgtttttttttcctctccgtCTTATTAACTCACTTCTTTATGTAATTCTTGATATCTCTGACTTTGCTCTTTTCCCACTTCTAATTCTTCTATCTCCAAATCTCCTGTGGCTTTATTAATTTTGATTAATGATCTGCTGGATCATCATGTATTACAAATCCTCTCTCTTGCTTTGCTTGAACTAAAGTGTCGCAAGTTACACAGTCATATGTATTAGTTCTCCCTGGAGCCAAAAAAGTCTGCAGGATATAGTTAGATATTGAGGAAACTGCCAAAAGATAAATTGTCCAGGtttttttctaccatttttACACACTTATGTATCCACATTTGCAGTAacaacattttctgtattttgtacaATGATGGAATGGGCAATATAATTCACACATTATGTTCTTTGCTAttgttaaatgtttctgttgcaCAAATGTTCATCTTGGACTGAATTATGGCTGGGATTAATGTTGTTACATCTTGTATCTCAGAACAGCAGGAGCACAAAATTAGAATgataacaaaaatgtaatgaatttgTTGTGTATAGAGCCCGATCAATACTGGATTTTCGGGGCCAATGATAATACCAATATTAGGGAGTGAAAAAATTCCGATATCAATATATCGGCCGATATTCTTTAtatatacatgaacacacattttttgcaatgatccctcAAATATTAAACACTTGTGACAAACATATGTAATTGAggcaggatattttacagtttaacaataaactttattgtccaaaatgacatcagtgcactgaCACAGTAGACTTCACTGGGAATACTATAagtaaaatgtttatataattaaacttgaattaagaaaaggatcaaatatacataaaatgctgcatatataacataaaaaataaataaatatcagtacatatCGGACAACATATACAACAATACCAACATATCTGGGATAGGCCAATATCGGCTGACCGATGTATCAGTCTGACTCTAGTTGTGTatataatgttgtgttttttgccGTAAAATAGGGCAAAACTGGTTCTTTTGCCCTTAATCAAGCAAGGTAAAAGAATGTGAATGTAGAGTAGGTGAATTGTTGGAAAATTTGTTGATAATAGAGCTGgacaataattcaatattatcATTTAGCAAGTGTCATTCAAATGATATTGTTATGATGTGATCATTTAATGTTATGGTTTTATAAAATTCTATTGCCCAAATTAATTAATCAGAGCAAATtggattttaaaactgaatttattgattttttttcttacacacATTTGAAGAGTTGTGTCTGATGTAATGCAGTGGAACACAGTCGCAATGAATGGATATCAGTTTgaatgtgtatatttatatcagaaaatattcttattaataTTGTGATGTTGATTTCAACCCTACGGCTCAGCCTCATCTGGTTATATCCTTTGTTGAGACAAAAACTGATTTGATTGGgacattttcactttcacttaGATTTTTCTGAGATGTGAAAATGAAATACCAGGATACATTTGTACATGTCATattcaaagttttattttaaggtCAGTTCAGTAAGAGAAAGCCTCTCATCTCGTCTTGCTTATTGTTACAATGAGCCGATAGGAAAGCTATTGGTGTAGCAGCAGTGCAAATGCAATG
This window of the Thunnus albacares chromosome 5, fThuAlb1.1, whole genome shotgun sequence genome carries:
- the camta1a gene encoding calmodulin-binding transcription activator 1, whose protein sequence is MILYNRKKVKYRKDGYCWKKRKDGKTTREDHMKLKVQGVECLYGCYVHSSIIPTFHRRCYWLLQNPDIVLVHYLNVPAIEDCGKPCGPILCSINTDKKEWAKWTKEELIGQLKPMFHGIKWTCSNGNSSSGFSVEQLVQQILDSHQTKPPPRTHNCLCTGTLGAGSSVHHKCNSAKHRIISPKVDPRSGGYSSAHSEVQNNDVSEGKTEHSAHGGGKGSGGGGGGGSAREKRNGKVHKPVLLHQNSTEVSSTNQVEVPDTTQNSPVSISSGLNSDPDMADSPVVTGMSHVASVMSGLSQSVFMSEVTGDPVYSMSPTGGPNTHLMGADATSQGLVLSVTSDRHKFAFPSGGVGEPGTTAAGDLSMLSAAGVSEELVLSSSLDSGTIKIPETNMNFDPDCFLNNPKQGQTYGGSAMKTEGNSSSTSSSSSGSNSTNGNLQRSPSMSDNGYSFSAALVKNIKTEDTSFEQQLAKESGYQVGAVVNCGSGVSVSSGAGSGQGSLTLTPAGSLLPSGGGLSPSTTLEQMDFSAIDAKQDYTSSATTVSYGQAMSSPHMQHQNRSPSFFLQDASQSNQAQQGRPSMGQKTHMMEHNSHDSGAYMGLQVVKTDSPGSNGHLHHHHQAHQTQHRANCNGGSPTEGPGQTGSLQLLQYQGSFPGLGAEHEEVVGLEQPGSVSSAQAGATENGAENLLKPGDHIQACGAGNGEGGGAEHYLQQASDGGGGGTGGAGEGVALHNGNNNSDGSSRTQQQQQLQPLLQGTSMVQGLYNAVGTHQGLGGAASNGGTGGTGMEISLDHFDISFGNQFSDLINDFISVDGSGTTMSAGGALYAHQLVTSHSSDSQNTAGGAPQQGQEDGGARSSGYNPSELCLQPCCSPQSLSGGAAAGGNTGEAGSLSYMNVAEVVSAAVAQGALGMLQATGRLFMVTDYSPEWSYPEGGVKVLITGPWQEASSNYSCLFDQISVPASLIQPGVLRCYCPAHDTGLVTLQVAVSNQIISNSVVFEYKARALPSLPSSQHDWLSLDDNQFRMSILERLEQMERRMAEMASHQQPSRGTGGGGGGGGGGGGGGGGGNNSQSQCVSAQTQASSSFESRVVVVCEKMMSRACWAKSKHLIHSKTFRGMTLLHLAAGQGYATLIQTLIKWRTKHADSIDLELEVDPLNVDHFSCTPLMWACALGHLEAAVVLYKWDRRALAIPDSLGRLPLSIARSRGHTKLAECLEQLQREEQQPPAPLPPTTRMSFSPAPDAPTTDSWMVSWANDSVVASSCKKGGPATTTTTTSTTSLNPDLRRPRSEPSNYYSSEGQRDLPLAKKHKPNPELFQTRPDKAMSVPLSLEQQQLHKLSSSPKSLSSEGLSSDKGLSTGGSTGTARWTSRESFSSSSLGRKGLGVSGSSSLGKEKLVNRLRQREQLGMLVMADREMADAELLSYREDLENQDCLTQMDDLQVNMMTLAEHIIEATPERIKRENFTATDSVPLDTSGVSNTMNWLANYLGDVEQLPSIIHLRSLYNEPLTPSSNPSLSPGGSPLREGPLERSTLPSPADWSEFINASNSKVERDLAQLTLSDPEQRELYEAARLVQTAFRKYKGRPLREQQEVAAAVIQRCYKKYKQLTWIALKYALYKKMTQAAILIQSKFRSYHEQKKFQQSRRAAVLIQQYYRSYKEFGRLKPHHRGAAAALVQHKLRGSLLTKRQDQAARKIMRFLRRCRHSPLMDHRLFKRGERIEKGQGT